A part of Actinoallomurus bryophytorum genomic DNA contains:
- a CDS encoding ABC transporter ATP-binding protein, producing MLSAAPDGDLRIGARELCASAAEAVSLIWRAASANVAVFLLATVAAAAAPIATAWSTKLVIDRLTTPHGAVGGLALVLITTGLGAAALPVLVQYLRGQIGRSAGLTATEQLFTAAERQVGLRNFENPAFQDRLRLAQEGVARIAEIVDGLGSTLGGVLALTGFIGSLLILSPPMTIVVLAAAIPALVSEMLLSRRRSAMEWSIEQFYRREFFYSQLLTGVAAATEIRLFGIGAFLRSRMMDERRSANAANRRMDLREVRTQGGLTVLSATVAGVGLWWAITAARRGALSIGDVSMFLAAVIGVQSALSTLTAAISGGQARLLAFTHYVAVVRAESDLPQARQGVPPRLRQGIELRDVWFRYSDDHPWVLRGVSLTIPSGRAVALVGLNGAGKSTLVKLLCRMYDPTRGRILWDGVDLRDIPPALLRERISAVFQDHMNYDMTAEENIAIGDLTALGDPGRLQEAAGRAGIHDRLTTLPRGYATLLSRIFVVGTDKDDPVTGVVLSGGQWQRLALARAFVRNDRDLMILDEPSSGLDPEAEHEIHTRMREHRGGRTSLLISHRLSAVRDADHIAVLDGGRITEHGSHDALLAADGSYARLFRLQAAGYQEAL from the coding sequence TGCTGGCGACTGTGGCCGCGGCCGCGGCGCCGATCGCGACCGCGTGGTCGACCAAGCTCGTGATCGATCGGTTGACGACTCCGCACGGCGCGGTCGGCGGCCTGGCGCTCGTACTGATCACCACCGGACTCGGCGCCGCCGCCCTCCCGGTCCTGGTCCAGTACCTGAGGGGTCAGATCGGGCGGTCGGCGGGTCTGACCGCGACCGAACAGCTGTTCACCGCGGCCGAACGCCAGGTGGGCCTGCGTAACTTCGAGAATCCGGCCTTCCAGGACCGGCTCCGGCTCGCCCAGGAGGGCGTCGCCCGCATCGCCGAGATCGTGGACGGCCTCGGCAGCACTCTCGGTGGTGTGCTCGCCCTCACCGGGTTCATCGGTTCGCTGCTGATCCTCAGTCCGCCCATGACGATCGTGGTGCTCGCGGCCGCCATCCCAGCGCTCGTCTCCGAGATGCTCCTCTCCCGGCGCCGTTCGGCGATGGAATGGAGCATCGAACAGTTCTACCGGCGAGAGTTCTTCTACAGCCAGCTGCTCACCGGAGTCGCCGCGGCCACGGAGATCCGTTTGTTCGGCATCGGGGCGTTCCTGCGCTCCCGGATGATGGACGAACGGCGCAGCGCCAACGCGGCCAACCGGCGGATGGACCTTCGAGAGGTCCGCACGCAGGGTGGGCTGACAGTACTGAGTGCGACGGTGGCCGGTGTCGGCCTGTGGTGGGCGATCACGGCGGCCCGGCGTGGCGCGCTCAGCATCGGGGACGTCTCGATGTTCCTCGCGGCCGTCATCGGCGTGCAGTCCGCCCTGTCGACGCTGACCGCGGCGATCTCCGGCGGGCAGGCGAGGCTGCTGGCCTTCACCCACTATGTCGCCGTGGTCCGGGCCGAGTCCGATCTCCCCCAAGCGCGACAGGGAGTTCCCCCGCGGTTGCGGCAGGGCATCGAACTGCGGGACGTGTGGTTCCGTTACAGCGACGACCACCCCTGGGTGCTGCGGGGGGTGAGCCTCACGATCCCCTCCGGTCGCGCCGTCGCGCTCGTCGGCCTGAACGGCGCGGGCAAGAGCACGCTCGTCAAGCTCCTGTGCCGGATGTACGACCCGACCCGAGGACGGATCCTCTGGGATGGCGTCGATCTGCGGGACATCCCTCCCGCGCTCCTGCGCGAACGGATCAGCGCCGTTTTCCAGGACCATATGAATTACGACATGACGGCCGAGGAGAACATCGCCATCGGCGACCTGACCGCGCTGGGCGACCCAGGACGGCTCCAGGAGGCGGCCGGCCGTGCGGGGATCCACGACAGGCTCACCACGCTGCCCCGGGGTTACGCCACCCTGCTCAGCCGCATCTTCGTCGTCGGTACGGACAAGGACGACCCGGTGACGGGCGTCGTCCTGTCCGGCGGGCAGTGGCAACGCCTCGCACTGGCCCGCGCCTTCGTCCGGAACGACCGGGATCTGATGATCCTCGACGAACCCAGCTCCGGTCTGGATCCCGAGGCGGAGCACGAGATCCACACCCGGATGCGAGAACACCGCGGCGGCCGTACGAGCCTGCTGATCTCCCATCGGCTCAGCGCCGTCCGTGACGCCGACCACATCGCGGTCCTGGACGGCGGCCGCATCACCGAGCACGGGTCGCACGACGCCCTGCTCGCCGCCGACGGCAGCTATGCCCGGCTCTTCCGGCTCCAGGCCGCCGGATACCAGGAGGCGCTGTGA
- a CDS encoding S26 family signal peptidase produces the protein MTIVVPVIGSLLAAGLLVLTLRRRFLVTVVDGASMEPALRSGDRVLVRRTKRVRLGQIVVLEFPDLPSGRAPVTARGHRQLLLKRAVAVPGDRLPAEWEDPDLDAIAGTVVPPGSVVVLGDNRATSWDSRHYGFVRRERLVGVMIRHLPRSGVAEVEPGSERAREHHA, from the coding sequence GTGACCATCGTCGTCCCGGTCATCGGGTCGCTGCTGGCGGCCGGGCTGCTGGTGCTGACGCTTCGCCGTCGTTTCCTCGTCACCGTCGTCGACGGCGCGAGCATGGAACCGGCGCTGCGATCCGGCGACCGCGTCCTGGTACGCAGGACCAAACGGGTCCGCCTGGGCCAGATCGTCGTCCTGGAGTTCCCCGATCTCCCGAGCGGGCGGGCACCGGTGACCGCACGAGGCCACCGCCAACTCCTCCTCAAACGGGCCGTGGCGGTGCCGGGCGACCGGCTGCCCGCCGAGTGGGAGGACCCGGACCTCGACGCGATAGCCGGCACGGTCGTGCCGCCCGGGTCGGTCGTGGTGCTCGGCGACAACCGTGCGACGAGCTGGGACTCACGCCACTACGGCTTCGTACGCCGTGAGCGGCTGGTGGGCGTGATGATCCGGCACCTGCCCCGATCAGGCGTGGCCGAGGTGGAGCCGGGCTCCGAGCGAGCGCGCGAGCATCACGCCTAA